A part of Vulpes vulpes isolate BD-2025 chromosome 15, VulVul3, whole genome shotgun sequence genomic DNA contains:
- the BORCS7 gene encoding BLOC-1-related complex subunit 7: MPFGPSDSPLSRLRRSLVEVMATGTPDSQARFGQSVKGLLTEKVNTCGTDVIALTKQVLKGSRSSELLGQAARNMVLQEDAILHSEDSLRKMAIITTHLQYQQEAIQKNVEQSSDLQDQLNHLLK, from the exons ATGCCTTTTGGCCCCAGCGACTCGCCGTTGTCCAGGCTGAGGCGTTCACTAGTTGAGGTGATGGCGACTGGGACACCAGATTCGCAAGCGCGATTCGGTCAATCCGTGAAGGGGCTCCTCACAGAGAAGGTGAACACCTGTGGGACGGATGTGATCGCGCTCACCAAGCAGGTGCTGAAAGGCTCCCGGAGCTCTGAG cTGCTAGGTCAGGCGGCTCGAAACATGGTCCTGCAGGAAGATGCCATCTTGCACTCAGAAGAT agtttaaggaaaatggcaataataacAACGCACCTTCAATACCA GCAAGAAGCTATTCAGAAGAA TGTTGAGCAGTCTTCTGATCTACAGGACCAGTTGAATCATCTGTTGAAATAG